The Chitinophaga sp. Cy-1792 genome contains the following window.
TACCAGCGGTTTTCGTCTGCAAACGTTGTATAACCCGGCGTAGTAGGGGCCAGCCATAGATGCCCGTAGCCGGTGATAAAAGAGAGGTTTTCGTTTAGCCAGTAGCCAACGCCACCCCGTAAGAAATAAAAGCTGTTATCTGCCACAAAATTATTGCGGCGCATATGCGCATCACCAATAAAACCCCAGTGGTCATTGATGCGGAAAGTGGTGTTCAGACTTATCCAGGACTGCAGCTGGTTATTGATCTCTTTTTTCTGCTGTGCAAGGCCGGGAACAGCAGTCAGTAACAGGAACCATAAAAAGCGATGCTTCATAAGATTTAAGGCGCCGTATTGGCACCAGAAAACTACAATCGAACCGCAGGGAATGTTCGGTAATGGATTACCTGTGATAGCAGGAAATTATTATCTTTCTGTCATATGAAAGATAAAGTAACCCTTAGAATTATCCTTATATTCTGCCTGATCAAGTTAGCACTGCATCTGATTGCAGATTCCCATACCGGCTTCCAGGGCGATGAACCGCTGCATATTTCTGCGGGCAACCACCTGGCCTGGGGATATATGGAATTTCCTCCCATGATAGGTTTAATAGCTTTCGTGCAAAACCTTTTTCATTCGGATAGCATCTTTGTACACCACATTTTTCCACACCTGGCCACTTTAGTGATCATGGTAACCATCGGGCTGACTACCAAAGCTGCCGGTGGTGGTCCCAGGGCCGTATTTCTGGCGCTGCTGGCCTATGTTATCGCGCCAGCCTCTGGTGGTTCCAATTTACAGCCGGTCGTTTTCAGCCAGCTGTTCTGGGTGCTGAGTTTCTACCAGCTGTTCAAATTTGTACAATCCTCCGACAGGAAACATCTCTGGTACCTGACCCTCTTTGTAACACTGGGCTTCCTCACCAAATACGATATGCTGTTTTTTATGACGGGCCTGGTAGCTTTACTCACCAGCAAGCATACACGACAGGCACTTGTATCAAATCGCTGGTGGCAATGTGTGCTGGTTTTCCTGGTAGTTGTTACGCCCAATATCATCTGGCAAAGCCAGCATGAATGGCCGGTATACCAGATGTTTCACCGCTTGTATGAAACGCAGCTGGACCATCAGGGCAAAGGTGATATCCTGAAAGGTATCATGCTGGCATCGAATCCGGTCTCTTTACTGCTGCTGGTCCCGGGTATTATATGGCTGTTTTTCCGGAAACCCGGCCGTATATACCGTACGGTCGGTATTGCTATTGTGGTATCTTTCCTGGTATTACTGAAGGCGAATGGCAAGAATTATTATTTCTTCTCTATTATATTTACCATCTTGCCTTTTGGTGCGGTATGGGTGGAAGAAAAACTGATAGGATGGCAGCAATGGCTGCTGTGGCCGGTTACTGCCATATTGCTGACAGGAGCAGTACTGATTCCTTTTGGGTTTCCACTGCTGACGCTGGACAATTACCTTCAGCATTATTATAAGTACCAGCAGAAAGATATCCCGGGAGGAAAATATGCCGTGCCATACGAAGAGTACTATACCCAGGAAATGTGGCCACACGTGCTGGGCGAAATGCGCGCGGTTTATGATAGTTTGCCGGCAGCAGAGAAAAAAGACTGTATGGTCTGGGGGAAGCATTATAACCAGACAGGCATCTTCGAGCTAATGGGAAAGCAATATGGTTTACCAAAAGAATTCGGCTACCATGGCAGTTTCTATAGCTGGGCGCCTGCCAGTGGAGCCATGCCGCAAACAGTGGTTGCGCTGGCGTTTAATGATACACCGGATTATTTCTTTACACCTTTTTATGAAGAAGTAATACCAGTAAGGGTTATCCCGAATATCTATGCTGGCGTTGAAGGAAGGGTAAATCAGACGATATACATCTGCAAAAAACCAAAATATAATTTTGCTGAAATGAAGGAGCAATTCAGGAAAAGGATATTTGAATAGACGGCAGGCATCTGCATAAAAAAAGTGTAAAAGGGCTGAATACGCATCTTTTACACTTTTTTTTATATAGATGACCACCGTGTTTTACTGAGCAACTACATTACGTGATTCATTGATCACGTGCAGCGCATCTGCTGGTGATGAGCGGTATAAATCGTAGAGTGCTTCCGTGTTGGCGACCCTTATCTCAAATTTATCTTCACTCAGTGCCTGCATAAATTCAGTGGCTACCTGCTGCGGCGGGATGCCTTTATGACCGTCTATACCTTTGGAGAATTCCGTATTGACGAGTGGTGGCATTAACTCAAATACGCGTATACCCGTGCCGGTTAGTCCGGCGCGCAATGCAACTGTATAGGAATGCACTGCCGCCTTGGTGGCTGAATAGGAAGCCACCCGCAGCAGCGGTACAAAAGCAGCCACAGAGCTGACATTCACAATGGCTGCTGCCGGCTGTAACAGCAGGGCTGGCAGCAGTAATTCGTTCAGTCGGATGACAGAAAGATAATTGGTATGCATCTCTGCAGCTGCTTTCTCAAAGGCATTGCCATCGCTGACGAAGTTATTGAGGAAAGCCGCGCCGGCGTTGTTGATGACGATGTTCAGCTGCGGAAATTCGTTGGTGATATGGGCCACCAGGGCTGCAGTGTCATCTGCATTGGCAATATCACCATTAAAGGTATGTACGCCAGGCAGACTGCTGGCTGCGGCAGCCAGTCTTTCCGTATTTCTGCCGGTGATGATAACGGTATTGCCAGCCTCCAGTAATTGTCTGGCGATTTCGAAGCCTATGCCGGCGCTGCCGCCGGTGATGAGAACAGTGTTTTGTGTAGTTTTCATGTATTTTGATTTATATGAGTATGATTAGTGATCGGAGATATTTTTTAATGCCAGTGCCGAAGTGCTGCGTTTCTGTACCATAAACAGCAGGGGCAGGCAGGCAAGAAAAAGAATGCCTACCAGTGCAAAGGAGTCGAGGTAACTAAGCAGTGTCGACTGCTTGACTACGCCGTATTCCATGAGTCCGAGCGCCCGCTGATGCGCATTACCGGGTGTGGAGCCGTGCGACAGAAAGTAATGGGTATAGCTGTTGAGTCGTTCCAGTACTGCAGGGTTGTCCGGGTTGAGGTCTGCCACCAGGTGGTTTCTATGATAGGCCGTGCGTCTGGCGGTATAGGTATTGACGATAGCGATACCGAAAGAGCCGCCGAGTTGCCGCATCATATTGTTCAGCGCGGCGCCTTGAGCGATATCTTTCATTTCCAGTGTAGACACGGCCAGCATGGTGAGCGGAACGGTCAGCAGTGCGATACCTACTGCACGGTAGATGAGGTTGTTGCTGATAAGCTGCGCAGAAGCGTCAGGGCTTAACGATGCCATGGTATAGGAAAAGTAGATGAATAGTGTAAACCCGATAACGATCATGACAACGGGCGACAATCCGTTTTGCAGCAGGCGGCCGCTGATGATGAGCGACAGTAAGGCAAAGAAGGAGCCCGGAAGTAGTAGCAGTCCCGTTTCCAGTGGTGTGAAGCCCAGCAGTCGCTGTGCAAATACCGGTGTCAGGTAAACAGAAGTAAACATGCCAATGCCTGTAATGAAAGTTAGTATAGCCGCAACCGTTAGTGTGCGGCTTTTGAATACCCGTAGGTTGACGACGGGTTCATCTACCTTTAATTCCCAGATAATAAACAGGATGATGGCTGCGATGGCGATAAAGGTGAATACGGTGATATAGGCGGTATCGAACCAGTCTTCCTCCTGACCGCGCTCCAACACCGTTTGCAGGGTACTGACCCCGATGATGAGCAGGAGGATGCCTGTCCAGTCTACTTTTTTTACTGTTTGTCTGATGGGTGATTCCTGTAGTAGCAGCAGGCAGGAAAGCGTAACCACGATACCTACGGGGATATTGATATAGAAGATCCAGGGCCAGGAGTAATTTTCCGTGATGAAGCCACCCAGTGTAGGGCCTATGGTGGGGCCGATGAATACGCCTAGTCCGAATAGCGCGCTGGCCATGCTTTGTTTTTCTTTCGGGAAGAGTTCAAACATGATGGTTTGCGAAACCGATAGCAATGCGCCGCCGCCTAGTCCCTGGAGGAAGCGGAAAAACACCAGTACCCATATATTGGAGGCGTTGCCGCACATGAAGGAGCATATCGTAAAGAGAATGACGGAGCCGATGTAGTAGGTTCTGCGGCCCAGGGAGGTGCTGAGGAAGCTGGACATCGGTATTACGATCACGTTGGCGATAGCATAGGACGTTACTACCCAGCTGGTATCGGCGAGGGTGGAGCCCAGGTTGCCACTCATGTGCGACAGTGCTACGTTGACGATGGAGATATCTATCAGTTCCATGATGGCAGCGCTGATGACCGTGAATATGAGTATCTGTCTTTTCAAGGCGTTCATAAACGACTAATTAAAATAGACCGTTCGGTCTTTTTTGTGGCAAAAAAATAGGTTCATCATCTCCGGAAGGGAAGTTCCGGGAGTAAACCGTTTATAGGATGTGTTATCAGTAAGATCAGATCAGGTGCTGAAGGCGTTGATTTCCTGTCGGAGTGCATCGGTAATGATACGCATTTGCTCGTTATTGTCGAGCACTTTACACACCAGGACAGCGCCTTCGTACATGGCAAACATTTTAGCGGCGAAGGCCTGCGGGTTGATGGACGCGGAGAATTCGCCATTGGCGATGCCGCCAGCTACCAGCCTGGTTATCCGGGCCTGGGAGGCTTTAATGGCGGTGGCCACACGGGCTCTCATTTCCTGGTCGGTATCATCCGCTTCTGCGCCGAAATTGATCATGGGGCATCCGCCCGCCTTTTCCATGGGCGTGGTGTCTTCGTAGAAGTCGAGTAGCGCCAGGAGCTTTCCTTTGTAGGAATGGTGCTCCTGGAGTTTTGCGTCTATGCGTTTGCTGAGCCGTGCATAGAGGTAGCTGAAAACCTCCTGGCAGATTTCTTCCTTATTCTGGAAATTGCCATAGATACCACCTTTGGCAAGTTTGGTTGCCTCCATAATATCACTGACGGAGGTGCCGGCCATTCCTTTTTTATTGAGCAGTACTGCCGACTGCTCAATAATAAACTGCCTTGTTTTTTCTCCTTTCGTCATCATAGTACAAAAATAAGACCGATCGGTTTATTTTACAAAATTTATTTTTTGGGGAGATAATCAGCGATTATTGTTGTGGGGGAAGCTGGTCTTTCTTTAGGAGGAGGCTATAGCTGATACTATTACTTTTCGGGTGTTGGAGGATATGCTGGTAGAGCCAGTTTGCCCTGGTCTCGAGTTCGGGGTTGCCGGTAGCGGTGGCTTTATATTTCAGGGAGTCGGCAACGAGTTCGAGTAGCTGATCGCTGGCATCGCTGATGGCGAGGAATTGCTGAAGCTGCTCCAGGGGCATTTCTTCAAATGTTTTAAAATCCAGCTTTACCTCAGACAGCAGGTAATTCAGTTGTGTTTCATACTCGGGCAGATCACCTTTTCCACCAACGCTCATAAGGCGTTTCAGCGCTGCAAATGCTTCGGCGATCATACGTTCCAGGTAATCGTTTTTTCTGTGCTGAATAGGCATATAACTATCGTTTTCTGCAATTTAACTAAAAAACGACGGACAGAAATATTAAACCCCTGCCGTGCAAATCAGGGTTTGCATGGCAGGGGTTTATTGTATACGGAGGAATCAGGAAATTTGTAATGCTTTGAGTTTTTCCGGGTCTACTACATTATTGATTTGCAGGATGGTATCACCAGCTTCATTGATTTCAAATACCTGGCAGGAGGTAAGCCTGTCGTTTACATAGAAAAGAAAAGCAGGCTGATGATTGATCCAGCGGAGAACGATATTTGCGGTTGCCTGGTACTTGTTGAAGATGAGTTCCAGCAATGGTGCCACTTCGGTAGCGCCAATGCAGATTTTGCGGACAACATGCAGGTGAGGTCCGCCGTCTGCGATCATGGTGATTTCAGCAGAAAGCATATTTTCTACTCTTTTCACATCTCCCTGCCGGATGGCATCTATATAGCCGGACAGCAGGTCTGTCGCCTTTTGCTGTTGCCCGGGTGTATGGGTAACAGCGCCGGGTTTAAAGAGCCGGGCTTTAGCCCTGCTGAGCAGTTTCCGGGAATACTCTTCCGAGATATTCAATACTTCGGAAATGTCTTTATGGTCATAGTCAAAACTTTCACGCAGGATAAAAACAGCCCTTTCCATTGTGCTTAGTTTCTCCATCATGATCATGAGTGAGTAGGAAAGGATATCCCGTAGATGCAGGTTCTTATCGGCATTATCATCTGTGGCCACAGGCTCCGGCAGCCATTCTGCTCTTTGCGGAGCTATTTTCTTGTTTTTATTTTTATAGTTGATAGCCAGGTTGATGACACTTTTTATCAGGTAATTCTTTTCGTCAAGAATGCCTTCTCTGGGTGTCATGTAATGCCTGGAAATAACATCCTGGATGACATCTTTTGCATCTTCGGCCGATCCGAGAATATTGTAGGCGTATGGGAAGAGGATCTGTTGATAATCTTTCATGAATGCTGTTTTGACACGTCTAAAATAAAAATATTGTCCAATAGTAATAAGACCAATATCACAATGAAAACGTGACAGTCATCAGCAGAAATTTGTAATAAATTTTTTAGATTAGCTACAGTGGCTGTTTTTGAGTCGTGGGAAATATCTAATCGCAGACTAATAGCATCTGCGATTATTATAGCTGATCTCCGGTCATTAACTAAATAGCTTTGCCACCTGCGAGAACAAAACGATTG
Protein-coding sequences here:
- a CDS encoding glycosyltransferase family 39 protein, with product MKDKVTLRIILIFCLIKLALHLIADSHTGFQGDEPLHISAGNHLAWGYMEFPPMIGLIAFVQNLFHSDSIFVHHIFPHLATLVIMVTIGLTTKAAGGGPRAVFLALLAYVIAPASGGSNLQPVVFSQLFWVLSFYQLFKFVQSSDRKHLWYLTLFVTLGFLTKYDMLFFMTGLVALLTSKHTRQALVSNRWWQCVLVFLVVVTPNIIWQSQHEWPVYQMFHRLYETQLDHQGKGDILKGIMLASNPVSLLLLVPGIIWLFFRKPGRIYRTVGIAIVVSFLVLLKANGKNYYFFSIIFTILPFGAVWVEEKLIGWQQWLLWPVTAILLTGAVLIPFGFPLLTLDNYLQHYYKYQQKDIPGGKYAVPYEEYYTQEMWPHVLGEMRAVYDSLPAAEKKDCMVWGKHYNQTGIFELMGKQYGLPKEFGYHGSFYSWAPASGAMPQTVVALAFNDTPDYFFTPFYEEVIPVRVIPNIYAGVEGRVNQTIYICKKPKYNFAEMKEQFRKRIFE
- a CDS encoding SDR family oxidoreductase, which gives rise to MKTTQNTVLITGGSAGIGFEIARQLLEAGNTVIITGRNTERLAAAASSLPGVHTFNGDIANADDTAALVAHITNEFPQLNIVINNAGAAFLNNFVSDGNAFEKAAAEMHTNYLSVIRLNELLLPALLLQPAAAIVNVSSVAAFVPLLRVASYSATKAAVHSYTVALRAGLTGTGIRVFELMPPLVNTEFSKGIDGHKGIPPQQVATEFMQALSEDKFEIRVANTEALYDLYRSSPADALHVINESRNVVAQ
- a CDS encoding DHA2 family efflux MFS transporter permease subunit, coding for MNALKRQILIFTVISAAIMELIDISIVNVALSHMSGNLGSTLADTSWVVTSYAIANVIVIPMSSFLSTSLGRRTYYIGSVILFTICSFMCGNASNIWVLVFFRFLQGLGGGALLSVSQTIMFELFPKEKQSMASALFGLGVFIGPTIGPTLGGFITENYSWPWIFYINIPVGIVVTLSCLLLLQESPIRQTVKKVDWTGILLLIIGVSTLQTVLERGQEEDWFDTAYITVFTFIAIAAIILFIIWELKVDEPVVNLRVFKSRTLTVAAILTFITGIGMFTSVYLTPVFAQRLLGFTPLETGLLLLPGSFFALLSLIISGRLLQNGLSPVVMIVIGFTLFIYFSYTMASLSPDASAQLISNNLIYRAVGIALLTVPLTMLAVSTLEMKDIAQGAALNNMMRQLGGSFGIAIVNTYTARRTAYHRNHLVADLNPDNPAVLERLNSYTHYFLSHGSTPGNAHQRALGLMEYGVVKQSTLLSYLDSFALVGILFLACLPLLFMVQKRSTSALALKNISDH
- a CDS encoding TetR/AcrR family transcriptional regulator, with protein sequence MMTKGEKTRQFIIEQSAVLLNKKGMAGTSVSDIMEATKLAKGGIYGNFQNKEEICQEVFSYLYARLSKRIDAKLQEHHSYKGKLLALLDFYEDTTPMEKAGGCPMINFGAEADDTDQEMRARVATAIKASQARITRLVAGGIANGEFSASINPQAFAAKMFAMYEGAVLVCKVLDNNEQMRIITDALRQEINAFST
- a CDS encoding sigma factor-like helix-turn-helix DNA-binding protein, with product MKDYQQILFPYAYNILGSAEDAKDVIQDVISRHYMTPREGILDEKNYLIKSVINLAINYKNKNKKIAPQRAEWLPEPVATDDNADKNLHLRDILSYSLMIMMEKLSTMERAVFILRESFDYDHKDISEVLNISEEYSRKLLSRAKARLFKPGAVTHTPGQQQKATDLLSGYIDAIRQGDVKRVENMLSAEITMIADGGPHLHVVRKICIGATEVAPLLELIFNKYQATANIVLRWINHQPAFLFYVNDRLTSCQVFEINEAGDTILQINNVVDPEKLKALQIS